A DNA window from Ipomoea triloba cultivar NCNSP0323 chromosome 10, ASM357664v1 contains the following coding sequences:
- the LOC116033164 gene encoding uncharacterized protein LOC116033164 encodes MDRSWMYKKRNTLEYVNGVLDVVQIAKEYANDVELDVEKDKRKEDNVRNDEDNDRLNEMMRDMQGDLNELPQEFETFFGNSGKPLFSGCSKFTKLSSMLKLYNLKAKNRWSDKSFTELLKLLKDMLPDDNKLHCSTYEAKKMLCPLSMDIERIHACPNNCILYWKQYKDLHVCSKCGASRYKRKGYDDACEKKKGAPAKVLWYLPVIPRFKHLFENPNYANNLQWHAVGRKEDGKLRHPADSPQWKNINMKFPEFDSKNRNLRLGLCTDGMNPHGNMSSRHSTWPVLLTVYNLPHWLCMKRKYIMLSLLIYGHKQPGNNIDVYLTPLIEDLNILWNEGVAVFDAHSQTNFTLRAMLFCTINDFPAYGNLSGYTTKRAKACPICEDETYDLWLNNSKKNVFMSHRTFLPIDHPYRKKKKVFNGKSETRVARSPLSRDVVYERVKNIDIVFGKTSKTSQKGIWKKRSIFWDLPYWEHLSVRHCLDVMHVEKIICDSIIGPLLNIPGKTKDGIKAGKDMVEMGIRDQLAPQESGKMAYLPPACYTLSKKEKTRFCSCLNGINVPSDYSSNIKKLVSMKDLKLVGMKSHDCHVLMQHMLPVAIRGILPNHVRQTITKLCYFFNAISSKVVDPDVLDSLQADVIVTLCQFEMYMYAFERYIGILKGYVRNRYRPEGSIIEAYGAEEVIDFCTDYLSNVESIGVSKSRHEGRLTGKGTISIPSVRPKQVEEGDTVNGDGGLWTLSTTARAGCRRRWRAGCRHDGGGGLAVDGQGRWRATGEAVNDVWEKGLQIEQQRRWELKKGFMTNERE; translated from the exons ATGGATCGGAGTTGGATGTATAAGAAACGTAATACACTTGAATATGTCAATGGGGTTCTAGACGTCGTACAAATTGCCAAGGAATATGCAA ATGATGTCGAATTAGATGTAGAGAAAGATAAACGTAAAGAAGATAATGTTAGAaatgatgaagacaatgacCGGCTAAATGAAATGATGCGTGATATGCAAGGGGATTTGAATGAACTGCCTCAAGAGTTTGaaactttttttggaaattctGGAAAACCTTTGTTTTCTGGATGTAGTAAATTTACAAAGTTATCATCAATGCTTAAATTGTATAACTTAAAAGCAAAAAATAGGTGGAGTGATAAGAGTTTCACggagttattgaaacttttaaagGACATGCTTCCTGATGATAACAAACTTCATTGTTCAACTTATGAGGCAAAGAAAATGTTATGTCCGTTGAGTATGGACATTGAAAGGATCCATGCATGTCCAAACAATTGTATTTTGTATTGGAAACAATACAAAGACTTGCATGTGTGTTCGAAGTGTGGAGCATCGCGTTATAAACGGAAAGGATACGATGATGCAtgtgagaagaagaaaggtgCTCCTGCGAAGGTGTTGTGGTATCTACCGGTGATTCCGAGGTTCAAGCATTTGTTTGAAAATCCAAATTATGCAAACAATTTGCAATGGCATGCTGTTGGTAGAAAAGAAGATGGAAAGTTGAGACATCCCGCCGATTCTCCTCAATGGAAGAACATTAATATGAAGTTTCCTGAATTCGATTCCAAAAACCGAAATCTTAGGCTTGGACTATGCACAGATGGAATGAATCCTCATGGTAACATGAGTAGTCGCCATAGCACTTGGCCAGTTCTTTTAACAGTTTACAATCTTCCTCATTGGTTATGCATGAAGCGTAAGTACATCATGTTATCTTTGTTAATATATGGGCATAAACAACCAGGAAACAACATAGATGTGTACTTGACACCGCTTATTGAAGATTTAAATATACTGTGGAATGAAGGTGTGGCGGTGTTTGATGCTCATAGCCAAACCAACTTCACCTTGCGAGCCATGCTGTTCTGCACAATCAATGACTTCCCAGCATATGGTAACTTGTCAGGATATACTACTAAAAGGGCTAAGGCATGCCCTATTTGTGAAGATGAAACATATGATCTTTGGCTAAACAATAGTAAGAAAAATGTGTTCATGAGTCATCGAACCTTTCTACCTATTGACCATCCttatagaaagaagaaaaaagttttCAATGGAAAATCTGAGACTAGAGTGGCTCGCTCACCATTATCAAGGGATGTCGTTTATGAAAGAGTAAAAAACATTGATATTGTGTTTggaaaaacttcaaaaacaaGTCAGAAGGGTATTTGGAAAAAGAGGTCTATATTTTGGGATTTACCATATTGGGAGCACTTATCTGTTAGACATTGTCTTGATGTAATGCATGTAGAGAAAATTATTTGTGATAGCATTATCGGGCCATTGTTGAATATTCCAGGTAAGACGAAAGATGGTATAAAAGCTGGAAAAGATATGGTTGAAATGGGGATAAGGGATCAGTTAGCACCACAAGAATCGGGAAAGATGGCATACTTACCTCCAGCTTGTTATACTTTGTCTAAAAAGGAGAAAACACGTTTTTGTAGCTGTCTGAATGGTATTAATGTTCCTTCCGACTATTCatctaatattaaaaaacttGTTTCAATGAAGGACCTTAAATTGGTTGGTATGAAATCTCATGATTGCCATGTGTTAATGCAACATATGTTACCTGTTGCTATTAGAGGCATATTACCAAACCATGTTAGACAAACCATTACCAAGCTTTGTTACTTTTTCAATGCCATTAGTAGTAAAGTTGTTGATCCAGATGTGTTAGATTCGTTGCAAGCTGATGTGATAGTAACTTTATGCCAATTTGAAAT GTATATGTATGCATTTGAGAGATACATCGGAATTTTGAAAGGATATGTGAGAAATCGATACCGGCCAGAAGGGAGTATAATTGAAGCTTATGGCGCTGAAGAAGTCATTGATTTTTGTACTGATTATTTGTCTAATGTTGAGTCCATTGGTGTTTCTAAATCACGTCATGAAGGAAGACTCACAGGAAAAGGTACCATTAG TATCCCAAGCGTAAGGCCGAAGCAGGTTGAGGAGGGTGACACTGTCAACGGCGATGGCGGGCTGTGGACACTGTCGACGACGGCGAGGGCTGGCTGTAGACGGCGGTGGAGGGCTGGCTGTCGACACG ACGGCGGTGGAGGGCTGGCTGTGGACGGCCAGGGGCGGTGGAGGGCGACCGGTGAAGCTGTCAACGACGTTTGGGAGAAGGGTTTGCAGATAGAGCAGCAAC GAAGGTGGGAATTGAAAAAGGGTTTTATGACTAATGAGAGGGAATAA
- the LOC116033165 gene encoding uncharacterized protein LOC116033165, with the protein MKSNVVYVLDPLPCNRDLEIKAPLSVAFRSTTNLKGQRAKNLLKWREIKCPTEPGSVECGYYVLRFMFEICTQYYEYEDLASAFAGSKSYTENQIHEIREI; encoded by the exons ATGAAATCAAATGTGGTCTATGTATTAGACCCACTGCCATGTAACCGCGACCTAGAGATTAAGGCCCCATTGAGTGT GGCATTTCGGTCAACAACAAATTTGAAAGGACAAAGAgctaaaaatttgttaaaatggagggaaaTTAAG tgTCCTACAGAACCCGGTAGTGTGGAGTGCGGATATTATGTCTTGCGATTTATGTTTGAGATATGCACTCAATACTATGAGTATGAAGATTTAGCATCG gcATTTGCGGGGTCAAAGTCCTACACGGAGAATCAAATCCATGAAATTCGTGAAATTTAG